From a region of the Trichocoleus sp. FACHB-46 genome:
- a CDS encoding WecB/TagA/CpsF family glycosyltransferase codes for MSEALKPFPVLGLPVHLSNDYAGWLAARLQEKRGVHVVTLNAEMTMQAEDSPALANIIRQAELVIPDGAGVVLYLRSQGRRIERCPGIELAEALLQRAGQAAEPWSVFFYGGAPGVAETAANHWQQRVPGLAIAGVQNGFLPAEAQPEFRQMLETLQPRLIFVGLGVPRQELWIAEHRHLCPEAVWIGVGGSFDIWAGEKVRAPAWLRDNHLEWVYRLYKEPWRWRRMLALPKFAIRALIYRLTQRHPVSQQLP; via the coding sequence ATGTCTGAAGCACTCAAACCATTTCCTGTACTGGGCCTTCCAGTTCACCTATCGAACGACTATGCAGGTTGGCTTGCCGCTCGGCTGCAAGAAAAACGAGGGGTACATGTCGTCACGCTCAATGCGGAAATGACCATGCAGGCAGAAGATTCTCCTGCTTTAGCTAACATTATTCGCCAAGCCGAGCTAGTGATTCCCGATGGCGCTGGGGTAGTGCTGTACCTGCGATCGCAAGGGCGACGGATAGAACGGTGTCCAGGGATTGAACTTGCAGAAGCCCTCTTACAGCGCGCAGGACAAGCAGCCGAGCCTTGGTCTGTGTTCTTTTACGGCGGTGCTCCTGGTGTTGCGGAAACTGCGGCGAATCATTGGCAACAGCGAGTTCCAGGTTTAGCGATCGCGGGAGTGCAAAATGGTTTTCTTCCCGCCGAAGCTCAGCCAGAGTTTCGACAAATGCTGGAAACCTTACAACCTCGCTTAATTTTTGTCGGCTTGGGCGTGCCTCGTCAAGAGTTGTGGATTGCCGAGCATCGTCACCTCTGCCCAGAAGCCGTTTGGATTGGGGTGGGTGGTAGCTTCGACATTTGGGCAGGGGAGAAAGTGCGAGCCCCCGCTTGGTTGCGAGACAATCATTTGGAGTGGGTTTATCGGCTATATAAAGAACCTTGGCGGTGGCGACGGATGCTAGCGTTACCAAAATTTGCAATTCGAGCCCTAATTTATCGCTTGACCCAGAGACATCCAGTCAGCCAACAGCTACCATAA
- a CDS encoding glycoside hydrolase family 15 protein: protein MATASLDLQARLDDYYRQINTIILTRQNPITGLLPASTAVNAHGDYTDAWVRDNVYSILAVWGLALAYRKVDEDQGRTYELEHSVVKLMRGLLFAMMRQTHKVEKFKATQSALDALHAKYDTHTGDTVVGDGEWGHLQLDATSLFLLILAQMTASGLSIVYSIDEVNFIQNLVYYIGRAYRTPDYGIWERGNKTNHGNPELNASSIGMAKAALEAINGLDLFGVRGSQASVIHVLPDEIARARITLESLLPRESGSKEIDAALLSVIGFPAFAVEDRPLMERTRNAIIKKLQGKYGCKRFLRDGHQTVLEDTTRLHYEPWELQQFEHVECEWPLFFTYLLLDGLFQGDRAQVEDYQAKLKTLLVEQDGLQLLPELYYVPQESIDAERQNPQSQKRLPNENIPLVWAQSLYFLGCMVSDGLIALGDIDPLGRHLCVGRHREPLIQIAMLAEDEAIQEKLAAYGIATQTPKQVEPLQVRHATELSAAYTQIGRNDKLALSGRPIRRLRSLTTCRVFRICGETIAFLPSCLDSQQFYLTLDYHFLVAQIKSELAYIQSHWCQLGRPTLTLLITKAMLETGRGALLDLIQELQNGYCNGIAVRLGRLNQLILTAGVERIDFLHNFEFSSTSVQDASPVCSYLALNPEKSGPLGYTQEFVLECETNIDLLLSRLRETENIYEQIELLQTLVRLRGLEFETGFEGPQRLVTVVDLLNEVYTKAGTLQLWAVVRRAAGLLNKVDIGLSDAVTDILVRQKQITVGKSYSEASLITRPMSYTEVIDKIKEFCGEDIRDRVLTQEILIYCGLLIQSEPQLFDGLLTLRVGYLILLITTALSRELQVTQDEAYEHLMELSPFELKMRLRQVLAGYEGLNQTLFQQESLHVKQQQAIEWVVLPEQSESESPTGSWLQKRQLDGALNRVPEDFYFKVWRMLKHCKGLVIGDKLERRNRLDSHLILAEMTPGEPNFALRVEHLLNKIPAPEYRQVNIETLMELAAIAERNPNLQIEEAIALDVLIGHAVRLAWLDKFPDRADQYPQYKASAWRSFYDTSPYLCASYVVKALQFLAQLGQANPV from the coding sequence ATGGCAACCGCATCCCTTGATTTGCAAGCGCGCTTAGATGACTATTACCGCCAAATCAACACCATCATCCTGACGCGCCAAAATCCCATTACAGGGCTGCTACCCGCCAGTACAGCGGTCAATGCCCACGGCGACTACACCGATGCCTGGGTGCGGGATAACGTCTATAGCATTCTGGCCGTGTGGGGGTTAGCGCTGGCTTACCGCAAAGTAGACGAAGATCAAGGTCGCACTTACGAACTAGAGCACAGCGTCGTCAAGTTGATGCGGGGTTTGTTGTTCGCCATGATGCGGCAGACCCACAAAGTCGAGAAGTTTAAGGCAACGCAATCAGCGCTAGATGCACTCCATGCCAAGTACGACACTCACACTGGCGATACGGTCGTAGGAGATGGGGAATGGGGCCACCTACAGCTCGATGCTACCTCCTTGTTTTTGTTGATCTTGGCCCAAATGACCGCTTCTGGACTGTCCATCGTCTACAGCATTGACGAAGTCAACTTTATTCAGAACTTGGTCTACTACATTGGACGCGCTTACCGCACCCCAGACTACGGCATTTGGGAACGGGGCAACAAAACTAACCACGGCAATCCAGAGCTAAATGCTAGTTCCATCGGCATGGCGAAGGCGGCGCTGGAGGCGATCAATGGTCTAGATTTGTTTGGCGTGCGGGGTAGCCAAGCGTCAGTCATTCACGTGTTACCCGACGAGATTGCGCGGGCGCGAATTACCCTAGAATCCCTATTGCCACGGGAATCTGGTTCTAAAGAAATTGATGCGGCTTTGTTGAGTGTGATTGGTTTTCCTGCGTTCGCTGTGGAAGATCGCCCGTTGATGGAGCGCACTCGCAACGCCATCATTAAAAAGCTGCAAGGCAAGTACGGCTGTAAGCGTTTCTTGCGAGATGGTCATCAGACAGTTTTGGAAGACACCACCCGCTTGCACTACGAACCTTGGGAGTTGCAGCAATTCGAGCATGTGGAATGTGAGTGGCCGTTATTCTTCACCTATCTGCTGCTGGATGGCTTGTTCCAAGGCGATCGCGCTCAAGTAGAAGACTACCAAGCCAAGCTGAAAACATTGCTCGTCGAGCAGGATGGTTTGCAACTGCTGCCAGAACTGTACTACGTCCCCCAGGAAAGTATTGATGCCGAGCGCCAGAATCCCCAGAGCCAGAAACGTTTACCCAATGAAAACATCCCTCTGGTTTGGGCACAGAGTCTCTATTTTCTCGGCTGTATGGTCAGCGACGGTTTAATTGCCTTAGGAGACATTGATCCTCTAGGACGGCATCTGTGCGTCGGGCGGCATCGCGAACCGCTGATTCAGATTGCAATGCTGGCTGAGGATGAAGCCATTCAGGAGAAACTCGCGGCCTATGGTATTGCCACCCAAACTCCGAAGCAGGTAGAACCGCTACAAGTTCGTCATGCCACTGAGTTATCGGCAGCGTACACCCAGATTGGTCGCAACGATAAACTTGCTCTGAGTGGTCGGCCTATACGACGGCTCCGCAGTCTCACCACTTGCCGCGTCTTCCGCATTTGTGGCGAAACGATTGCCTTTTTGCCTTCTTGCCTCGATTCGCAACAGTTTTATCTAACACTGGACTACCACTTTTTAGTCGCTCAGATCAAAAGTGAGTTGGCCTATATTCAATCCCATTGGTGTCAACTTGGTAGACCCACTCTCACATTGCTAATCACCAAAGCAATGCTAGAAACAGGTCGCGGAGCGCTTCTGGATTTGATACAAGAGTTGCAGAATGGGTACTGCAATGGCATTGCTGTTCGATTGGGACGACTAAACCAACTGATCCTGACGGCAGGAGTTGAGCGGATTGATTTTCTGCATAATTTTGAGTTTTCTAGCACTTCAGTTCAAGATGCTTCGCCTGTTTGCTCGTACTTGGCGCTCAATCCAGAGAAGAGCGGCCCCTTGGGCTACACTCAGGAATTTGTCTTGGAATGTGAAACCAACATCGATTTGCTGCTGAGCAGGTTGCGAGAGACGGAAAACATCTACGAGCAAATTGAACTCTTACAAACCTTGGTAAGGTTGCGAGGGTTAGAGTTTGAGACGGGTTTTGAAGGCCCGCAACGCTTGGTGACAGTAGTTGATCTCCTCAATGAGGTCTACACCAAGGCTGGAACGTTGCAGTTGTGGGCGGTAGTTCGCCGGGCAGCGGGTTTGCTCAATAAAGTAGATATTGGTTTATCGGATGCGGTGACTGATATTTTGGTGCGGCAAAAGCAAATTACGGTGGGCAAGTCCTACAGTGAGGCTTCTTTAATCACCCGTCCCATGTCTTACACTGAGGTGATCGACAAAATCAAGGAGTTCTGCGGTGAAGACATTCGCGATCGCGTCCTCACTCAAGAAATTTTGATCTACTGCGGGTTGCTGATCCAATCGGAGCCACAACTTTTTGATGGTTTGCTGACGCTGCGAGTGGGCTATCTAATCTTATTAATTACCACTGCTTTGTCCCGTGAATTGCAAGTCACCCAAGACGAAGCTTACGAACACTTGATGGAACTCAGCCCCTTCGAGCTAAAAATGCGCCTCCGCCAAGTTTTAGCGGGATACGAAGGTTTGAATCAGACCTTGTTCCAGCAAGAATCGTTGCATGTCAAACAACAACAGGCGATCGAGTGGGTGGTGTTGCCAGAGCAATCCGAATCCGAGTCACCTACTGGTAGTTGGTTACAAAAACGTCAATTGGATGGAGCCCTCAATCGCGTGCCGGAAGACTTTTACTTCAAAGTTTGGCGAATGCTGAAGCACTGCAAAGGCTTGGTGATTGGCGACAAGCTAGAGCGTCGCAACCGCTTGGATAGTCATTTAATCTTGGCGGAGATGACGCCTGGAGAACCCAACTTTGCTTTGCGGGTAGAGCACTTGCTAAACAAGATTCCAGCGCCAGAGTACCGCCAAGTGAATATCGAAACCTTAATGGAATTAGCCGCGATCGCAGAACGCAACCCCAACCTACAAATTGAAGAAGCGATCGCACTTGATGTGTTGATCGGTCACGCAGTGCGCCTCGCTTGGCTAGACAAATTTCCCGATCGCGCCGACCAATACCCACAATACAAAGCCTCAGCTTGGCGATCGTTCTATGACACCTCACCCTATCTCTGTGCCAGCTATGTAGTTAAGGCTCTCCAGTTCTTAGCTCAGTTAGGCCAAGCCAACCCGGTCTAG
- the rpsU gene encoding 30S ribosomal protein S21, protein MTQVTVGENEGIESALRRFKRQVSKAGIFSDIRRRRHFETPIEKKKRKAIARRRKRRFNSAS, encoded by the coding sequence ATGACCCAGGTGACTGTTGGCGAAAACGAAGGAATTGAGTCGGCGCTGCGCCGATTTAAGCGTCAGGTCTCGAAAGCAGGAATCTTTTCGGATATTAGACGACGACGGCACTTTGAGACTCCGATCGAGAAGAAGAAGCGCAAGGCGATCGCTCGAAGACGGAAGAGACGGTTTAATTCAGCTAGTTAA
- a CDS encoding RNA-binding protein gives MSIYIGNLSYEVTQEDVSDIFSEYGTVKRVQLPVDRETGRMRGFGFVEMSTEAEETAAIEALDGAEWMGRDLKVNKAKPREERSPGGGGGGNRRSGGGGGGGGSRDGFSRRY, from the coding sequence ATGTCAATCTACATCGGCAACCTATCTTATGAAGTTACCCAAGAGGATGTGAGTGACATCTTCTCCGAATACGGTACCGTAAAGCGAGTTCAACTCCCTGTAGACCGCGAAACAGGCCGCATGCGTGGCTTTGGCTTCGTTGAGATGTCAACCGAAGCTGAAGAAACCGCGGCCATCGAAGCTCTGGACGGAGCAGAATGGATGGGCCGTGATCTTAAGGTCAATAAAGCTAAACCCCGTGAAGAGAGAAGCCCCGGCGGTGGTGGCGGTGGTAACCGCAGAAGTGGCGGTGGCGGCGGTGGTGGTGGCAGCAGAGATGGATTCTCTCGCCGCTACTAA
- a CDS encoding cell wall metabolism sensor histidine kinase WalK — translation MFQTTRRRLALWYTTVTAVLLLLFASGFYLYVRSTLIERIDDTLNHVVEVVQRSLVLEPVDFHKEGGPLRINIEASFRNNADTVEDDHIDLEWFSPEGDLLWSTLSAPLNVALHPNSTGETVHLPSQPSDGVQEPDLLRQVTQRVQVGRQVLGYLRVSHPWFEVTKPIRQLIFDLSLGTGLMVVAVAAIGWLLSGLAMQPVQASYQQLKQFTADASHELRNPIATIQTNVQVALSDPNPDPQWQQQQLKVVERLTRRLGRLVDDLLFLARQDSGIVQPRWTTVALDALLIDVVEEQQAIALEKGVSLSLDLEEPAENPPEHRPRNGSKGEIPPEPFTLQGDRDQLARLFTNLVGNAVQYTPVGGRVEVMLQQVKRNHIVQLQVQVRDTGIGIPLEALPHIFDRFYRVDPARTHENAEISIAKPATTGSGLGLAIAQAIVENHQGNIVVESKPEQGTTFVVALTGHNASSARV, via the coding sequence ATGTTTCAAACTACTCGGCGGCGATTAGCTTTGTGGTACACCACAGTAACTGCTGTACTGCTGCTGCTATTTGCAAGTGGTTTCTATCTTTATGTCCGCAGTACCTTAATTGAGCGGATTGATGACACGCTCAACCATGTTGTAGAAGTGGTGCAGCGATCGCTAGTTCTAGAACCTGTGGATTTCCATAAAGAGGGTGGTCCTTTACGGATCAATATAGAAGCGAGTTTCCGCAACAATGCCGACACGGTTGAAGATGATCATATTGACTTAGAGTGGTTTAGCCCTGAGGGAGACCTGCTTTGGTCTACTCTTTCGGCACCATTGAATGTAGCTCTGCATCCCAACAGTACCGGTGAAACAGTACATCTCCCATCGCAGCCTAGTGATGGGGTGCAGGAACCCGATCTGCTGCGGCAAGTGACGCAACGAGTCCAGGTAGGACGGCAAGTGCTGGGGTATTTGCGGGTCAGTCATCCCTGGTTTGAAGTTACGAAACCAATTCGGCAACTAATTTTTGACCTGAGCTTGGGGACTGGCCTGATGGTTGTGGCAGTAGCAGCCATTGGCTGGTTACTCTCTGGGCTAGCAATGCAACCAGTGCAAGCTTCCTACCAACAACTAAAACAATTTACCGCCGACGCTTCCCACGAACTCAGAAACCCGATCGCCACGATTCAGACTAATGTGCAAGTTGCCCTCTCCGACCCCAATCCTGATCCGCAATGGCAGCAACAGCAGTTGAAAGTAGTGGAGCGTCTCACTCGCCGCTTGGGACGCTTAGTCGATGATTTGCTATTTTTGGCGCGGCAAGACAGTGGCATAGTGCAGCCCCGTTGGACAACGGTGGCGTTGGATGCACTGTTGATTGACGTCGTGGAAGAACAACAAGCGATCGCCTTAGAAAAAGGAGTGAGTTTATCTCTAGATTTAGAGGAACCCGCAGAAAACCCACCAGAGCATCGTCCCCGCAATGGCAGTAAAGGCGAAATTCCTCCCGAACCTTTTACATTACAAGGCGATCGCGATCAGTTGGCCCGACTATTTACCAACTTGGTAGGCAATGCCGTACAGTACACGCCCGTGGGTGGACGAGTTGAAGTGATGCTACAGCAAGTGAAGCGCAATCATATCGTGCAGTTGCAAGTGCAGGTGCGGGATACAGGTATTGGCATTCCGTTGGAGGCGCTGCCGCATATTTTCGATCGCTTCTATCGAGTTGACCCTGCCCGCACCCACGAAAACGCTGAAATTAGCATTGCCAAACCTGCCACTACGGGTTCTGGTCTAGGACTCGCGATCGCGCAAGCCATTGTGGAAAATCATCAAGGCAATATTGTTGTTGAGAGTAAACCTGAGCAAGGAACCACGTTTGTCGTTGCTTTAACTGGTCATAACGCTTCGAGTGCCAGAGTTTAA
- a CDS encoding DUF2157 domain-containing protein, whose translation MASGSDRLIRIELSVQANSALLEGLEVWQDLGLLSEEQVKQIGDRYLTCALPEPIPVTDASVRDAEPDSDFLIEPVERSSRRPRIRTGARSSPVRSDSAASSTSVGGTTIRQSNFLAERLQSLMAEISVIWLLFLGVFMVVVSSGVLAASQWRNFPPTGQYCILFAYTLAFWVAGLWATKQPNLQLTARMLQTATLLIIPVNFWMMDGFKLWQQPGGGAIAVIAAFGLTALLLQLLGFRRNSVHPVATSRWLLLDAVALSWLHWGWGWSGFPLIATYLGTLGTAFVLLQQDQASAAITAQTSSEARSPDLETVSSSMTGQTWLAPSIIAVAASALLLIARAVLVAQVPIHRLGLAVGICGWLLCWLARQNPGRVLWTQAGAALLLLGWLVTVSVQPPWQAIAISGLALWLLSDRLRRLPQAALLTAAFLVGLQGYWLLWWLIPVEGRQAFLSWNEQIAGSSFTAASLVGIGFFPYLALTLVAAQYWRQRQQPQLADWSEALALGLGIALTLFSLTNPLLRSLNLAFSTLTLAVVVRQRPQASSGLIYLTHVTGLTAIASVIDLGFPNLSTQLWAGVLLAGALLEWSFTLVPRWPVWKRSAWYFGLLLAAISYTLFGSLWLSESSAVGRFWLLAPAAMTGLATRRQWAHIRQASWLSTFALVVVQPLTLGFATPRLIGLGVATSLMLVNTYRLQHLGAAILTVGFSLGLAIAVIWQGFSTQLTLPSALNLVAIATLILWLVHDIGRRQTQTLAKIYAQASNGWAIALSITNLLILTGYDLALYGRFGDRSVGYTVAIALTTLAIGYRIWQQASNVGFYGLAWGIELLVVRLLWSPDVSLVPTLLERLAIANLALGLIAQLASDWWVRRTQQPYLISWHVIPVVYAALALMGAHTTFTATTGLYSFGAALIGIGVGRQQPRLALTYLSLVGVSIAAYELLIYQLMQATGGNAGDGILLLGALAAVIAIGERLLSRWLVPYLRLDAPRIHAIAHLHWIISSGLMLLALFNSLSSTGELLWVGITAVLAVYALREGRNSESWTYTGIVASLLAIGYLLSLWLSDATLIAWGAAIASAIAYGMYVLPWQRGGWALEPWQQSAILLPGVIAVANAGGVNLQSLLIVAAFYAWVAKTRNQARLSYLSILLADWAILRFFSDRALEEPLWYAAVLGGSLLYVAQVDPALRSPTEREKRHWLRSLAVGLICLTAIYQSETSLAIALGTLGFSIGLILAGLTLQVRAFLYVGTASFMIQVLRQVWLLIDNYSLLLWALLIVLGLALIWIAATFEARRSQVSALLQHWVTALNEWQ comes from the coding sequence ATGGCATCTGGCTCCGATCGCTTGATTAGGATTGAACTCAGCGTCCAGGCGAACTCTGCCTTGCTGGAAGGATTGGAGGTATGGCAAGACTTAGGTCTACTCTCAGAAGAGCAAGTTAAGCAGATCGGCGATCGCTATCTCACCTGTGCCTTACCGGAGCCCATTCCAGTTACCGATGCTTCAGTGAGGGATGCTGAACCTGACTCAGACTTTCTGATTGAACCAGTTGAGCGATCGTCGCGAAGACCCCGGATTAGAACAGGCGCTCGCTCTTCCCCAGTTCGCTCTGACAGTGCTGCTAGTTCCACTAGCGTTGGTGGCACGACTATCAGACAAAGCAACTTCTTAGCCGAACGCCTGCAATCATTGATGGCTGAGATTAGCGTCATCTGGCTGCTATTCTTGGGCGTGTTTATGGTGGTGGTTTCGTCGGGAGTGCTAGCTGCGAGCCAGTGGCGCAACTTTCCTCCTACCGGGCAGTACTGCATTTTATTTGCTTATACTTTGGCCTTTTGGGTTGCAGGTTTATGGGCTACGAAACAACCCAACTTACAGCTCACAGCTCGGATGTTGCAGACGGCGACGTTGCTGATCATTCCGGTCAACTTCTGGATGATGGATGGGTTTAAGTTGTGGCAACAACCTGGAGGTGGAGCGATCGCGGTTATTGCAGCCTTTGGTCTGACGGCCTTGCTGCTGCAACTTTTGGGATTTAGACGCAACTCGGTCCACCCTGTAGCTACTTCACGTTGGCTCTTGCTAGATGCTGTGGCCTTGAGCTGGCTGCATTGGGGCTGGGGGTGGTCTGGATTTCCGCTAATTGCCACCTATCTGGGCACGCTCGGCACGGCGTTTGTCTTGTTGCAGCAAGACCAAGCTTCAGCAGCTATCACGGCTCAGACAAGTTCAGAAGCGCGATCGCCTGACTTAGAAACCGTTTCGTCTTCGATGACGGGACAGACATGGCTAGCTCCTAGCATCATTGCGGTTGCAGCCTCAGCCTTGCTATTAATTGCCAGAGCTGTTTTGGTCGCCCAAGTTCCAATCCATCGACTAGGTTTGGCGGTGGGAATTTGTGGCTGGCTGTTGTGCTGGCTGGCGAGACAAAATCCGGGCAGAGTTTTGTGGACTCAGGCAGGCGCAGCTTTGTTGCTACTGGGATGGTTAGTCACAGTATCGGTACAACCGCCGTGGCAGGCGATCGCCATTAGTGGCTTGGCCTTATGGCTGCTTAGCGATCGCTTACGGCGCTTGCCTCAAGCTGCCTTGCTCACCGCTGCTTTTCTAGTAGGGCTACAAGGTTACTGGTTGCTGTGGTGGTTAATCCCGGTAGAGGGGAGGCAAGCTTTTCTAAGTTGGAACGAGCAAATCGCAGGCAGTTCATTTACAGCAGCGAGTTTAGTTGGAATCGGATTCTTTCCCTATTTAGCGTTGACGTTAGTAGCTGCCCAGTATTGGCGACAACGGCAACAACCGCAACTAGCTGACTGGAGCGAAGCCTTAGCTTTAGGCTTGGGCATTGCTTTGACTTTGTTTAGTCTGACCAATCCCCTGCTGCGATCGCTCAATCTAGCTTTCTCGACCTTGACGTTAGCGGTGGTGGTGCGTCAGCGACCTCAGGCTTCTTCTGGGCTAATTTACTTGACCCATGTCACGGGTTTAACGGCGATCGCCTCTGTAATTGACCTGGGATTTCCAAACCTATCCACTCAACTTTGGGCAGGCGTGTTACTGGCGGGAGCGCTATTGGAGTGGAGTTTTACATTGGTTCCTCGTTGGCCTGTCTGGAAACGCAGTGCTTGGTATTTCGGCTTACTCTTAGCCGCGATCAGCTACACACTGTTTGGCAGCCTTTGGTTGAGTGAATCGAGTGCAGTAGGGCGTTTTTGGTTGCTGGCTCCCGCTGCCATGACTGGTTTGGCAACTCGCAGACAGTGGGCTCATATCCGCCAAGCAAGCTGGTTGAGCACATTCGCACTTGTGGTCGTGCAACCTTTGACACTCGGCTTTGCGACTCCTCGCTTAATCGGCTTAGGTGTGGCGACTAGTTTGATGCTGGTAAACACTTACCGCTTGCAGCATTTGGGCGCAGCCATTCTCACCGTGGGTTTCAGCTTGGGTTTGGCGATCGCGGTGATTTGGCAAGGTTTCTCGACTCAGCTTACACTGCCGAGCGCGCTGAACTTGGTGGCGATCGCGACGCTGATCCTGTGGTTGGTCCACGATATTGGCCGTAGACAAACTCAGACTTTAGCCAAGATCTATGCTCAAGCCAGTAACGGTTGGGCGATCGCGCTCAGTATTACCAATCTTTTAATTCTGACTGGTTATGATTTAGCTCTTTACGGTAGGTTCGGCGATCGCTCTGTGGGTTACACCGTTGCGATCGCTTTGACGACGCTGGCGATTGGCTACCGCATTTGGCAGCAAGCGAGCAATGTAGGATTTTATGGCTTGGCTTGGGGCATCGAGTTACTGGTGGTTCGCCTGCTATGGTCGCCGGATGTCTCTTTAGTTCCTACCCTGCTGGAACGGTTGGCGATCGCAAATCTGGCTTTGGGATTGATCGCGCAACTAGCCAGTGATTGGTGGGTGAGGCGAACTCAGCAGCCTTATCTCATCAGTTGGCATGTGATTCCGGTGGTTTATGCGGCTTTGGCTCTGATGGGCGCTCACACTACCTTCACGGCTACCACAGGCTTGTATAGCTTCGGTGCCGCTCTCATTGGCATTGGCGTAGGCCGACAACAACCTCGACTCGCATTAACCTACCTCTCGCTTGTGGGTGTCTCGATCGCGGCCTACGAGTTGCTGATCTACCAGCTCATGCAAGCGACAGGCGGCAATGCGGGCGATGGCATCTTATTGCTGGGGGCTTTGGCAGCTGTAATTGCGATTGGCGAGCGCCTGCTGTCCCGGTGGTTGGTGCCCTACCTCCGCCTTGACGCGCCCCGAATTCACGCGATCGCTCACTTACACTGGATTATCAGTAGCGGTCTCATGCTGCTAGCGTTGTTCAATTCGCTCAGCTCCACCGGAGAACTGCTGTGGGTAGGGATTACGGCTGTGCTCGCCGTCTATGCTCTCCGGGAAGGTCGAAACAGTGAGTCTTGGACTTACACCGGAATTGTCGCCAGTTTGCTAGCGATTGGCTATCTGCTTAGTCTGTGGCTATCGGATGCCACTCTAATCGCTTGGGGAGCTGCGATCGCCAGTGCTATAGCTTATGGAATGTACGTTCTACCTTGGCAACGCGGAGGTTGGGCGTTGGAGCCTTGGCAGCAATCAGCCATTCTGCTGCCTGGGGTGATCGCGGTTGCCAATGCGGGTGGGGTGAATTTGCAAAGTTTGCTGATTGTGGCAGCTTTTTATGCGTGGGTGGCCAAAACTCGCAATCAAGCACGGCTCAGTTATCTCAGTATTCTGCTGGCAGACTGGGCGATTCTGCGCTTTTTCAGCGATCGCGCCCTAGAGGAACCATTGTGGTATGCCGCCGTTTTGGGTGGGTCGCTGCTCTATGTAGCACAAGTTGACCCAGCTTTGCGATCGCCCACGGAACGCGAGAAACGCCATTGGTTGCGGAGTTTAGCCGTAGGTCTGATTTGTTTAACCGCAATCTATCAATCGGAAACTAGCTTAGCGATCGCCTTAGGAACGCTGGGCTTTAGTATTGGGCTGATTTTGGCGGGACTAACCTTGCAAGTCCGCGCTTTTCTCTACGTCGGTACAGCCAGCTTCATGATTCAAGTTTTGCGGCAAGTTTGGCTCCTAATTGACAACTACTCTTTGCTGCTGTGGGCGTTGCTGATTGTTTTGGGTTTAGCTTTAATTTGGATTGCGGCCACCTTTGAGGCGCGGCGCAGCCAAGTTTCGGCTTTGTTGCAACATTGGGTGACAGCACTCAACGAATGGCAGTAA
- a CDS encoding ABC transporter ATP-binding protein — MTAATDSPGELVVYDRPTVVETNNLRKVYRTGFWFNQRVESLKGCSLTVYQGETFGLLGPNGAGKTTLLKTLLGIVRPTSGKAFLLERPLGDRLVKQKVGYLPENAYYYDYLTGWEFLQFVAGLFQIPRSVQRQRIPQLLELVGLSQKTTRKKPLRQYSKGMLQRIGMAQALINDPDVVFLDEPMSGLDPMGRYQIREIILSLKEQGKTIFFNSHVLSDVEQICDRVAILAEGELICVGSLNELLGTADTYYVKGKGGSLDVLKKRMLNLEFEDGFWEGNLRGDPYDFLASLSLMGAQIITVSLARPTLEEFFMEQLRQRNIQSTH, encoded by the coding sequence ATGACTGCTGCAACAGATTCACCAGGCGAACTAGTCGTATACGATCGCCCGACGGTAGTAGAAACCAATAACCTCCGCAAAGTCTATCGCACTGGGTTCTGGTTCAATCAGCGCGTGGAATCCTTAAAAGGCTGCTCCCTTACGGTCTATCAGGGAGAAACCTTTGGCTTGTTGGGGCCAAATGGCGCAGGCAAAACCACTCTGCTTAAAACCTTGTTGGGCATTGTTCGTCCCACTTCTGGTAAGGCTTTTTTATTAGAGCGGCCATTAGGCGATCGCTTGGTGAAGCAAAAAGTCGGTTACCTGCCAGAAAACGCCTACTACTACGACTACCTGACGGGCTGGGAGTTCTTGCAGTTTGTCGCGGGCCTCTTCCAAATTCCGCGCTCAGTGCAGCGGCAACGAATTCCGCAATTGCTCGAACTCGTCGGTTTGTCGCAAAAAACGACCCGCAAGAAACCACTACGGCAATATTCCAAGGGTATGTTGCAGCGCATTGGCATGGCGCAAGCCTTGATCAACGACCCGGACGTGGTGTTTCTCGATGAACCGATGTCTGGGCTAGACCCGATGGGGCGTTACCAAATTCGAGAGATTATTCTGTCGCTGAAAGAGCAAGGCAAAACGATTTTTTTCAACAGCCACGTTTTGTCGGATGTAGAGCAAATTTGCGATCGCGTCGCCATCTTGGCTGAGGGCGAGTTAATCTGTGTCGGCTCCTTGAATGAGCTGCTGGGTACGGCTGACACTTACTACGTCAAGGGTAAAGGTGGCAGCTTGGATGTGCTAAAGAAGCGCATGCTCAATCTAGAGTTTGAAGACGGCTTCTGGGAAGGGAACCTGCGGGGCGATCCTTACGATTTCTTAGCCAGCCTCAGCCTCATGGGCGCGCAAATCATCACGGTCAGCTTAGCTCGGCCTACTTTAGAAGAGTTCTTTATGGAGCAGTTGCGCCAGCGCAATATTCAATCCACTCATTAA